The genomic interval GCCAGAATTTGTAGAAGTAGTCAATTCCTGATGCGATTGCAACAAAAAGAACAATCCACAGGGATATAATTCCTATTTTTTTTAAAATTATGTATTTTTCACCTAATATCAGAAAAGAAATGGCAGCCATCTGCATAACTGTCTTTAATTTTCCCCAGAATGATGCCGGGATTACAATTTTGTAGGTGGTTGCTATCTGTCTTAACCCGTTAACTGCGAACTCTCTTCCTATAATAATTACCACCATCCAGGCAGGTGCAAGCTTTAATTCAACAAGTGAAATAAATGCCCCTGCAATGAGAAGTTTATCTGCTAATGGGTCTAACAGTTGCCCTAAAGCAGTAATCTGTTTTCTTTTTCTTGCAAGGTATCCGTCAAAAAAATCTGTTATGGATGCAAGCCAGAAAACAAATATGCCTATGATTTCCTTTCCCTCAATCCTTGTAAGTAAAACTACAACAAGGATAGGCACCATAAAAATTCTGAAAATTGTAAGATAGGTTGGTAAATTAATCTTTCTCCACATACTAAAATTATACACTTTTTTTGGTCAATATTGTTAATCCAGAGCAAAAAGGAAAATGTTTTATCCCGAATTCGCCGCATTCATCTTCAAACTCTATTTTTTCGTTAAAGTCTTTTCCGCAAAACTCTTCAATTGCTCTAATAACCCCTCTTTTGTTGTCCCATCCGTTTTCAAGAGAACCATCTTTTCTTTTAATAATAAAATCTATGTTTGTATCGTGAAAAAAGACCTTTGCTTTACTTGAGAGATATGGAAACCACAATTTTATCTCTTCTTTAGTGTGGGAATAAAAATGAGAGGTGTCTATGAAAAGAATATCTATCTCTGGCTTTATTCCCCTTTCTTTGCACCATTTCTCAAAGATTTTAGCAAATTCAATATCATCATATTGAACAAATAGCCATTTTTCATATTGGCTTGCATTTGAACAATCCTCTATATCAACGCTAATAAGTACTGAATTAAACTTTTTTGCAACCCTTTCAAAAACAAAGGTTGATTCTCCACCCCTTATTCCTAATTCAACTATTAAATCTGGCTTTATTGCTATGCTTTCCCTGTAAATTGTTAGAAGATGGTCATTTATGTCAGTCCTCTTTCTGCTTCTTTTTAAAATCTCTCTTTCAAAATTGTCTTGAGGCTCGATTTCTTCCTTTTCAAAAGAATGAAAAAGGTTGTATATTCTTGTATAGAGAAATGAAATTCCTCTTTTGAGAATGTTCATATCGTAGTCATCTTTGTATTTCAAGTTCAGCCTCCAGAATAAATTTTTTTCCAATAGCCTCAGGCGAGAAGTTTTGTTTATAAAATTGATAAGCTTTTTTCCCAAGTTCTTTAAGTGATTTGTTATCTAAATTATAGAGTTTTTCTATTGCCTTTGCAATTTCATCAGGGGTATTTTTACATAATATTACAAATTCTTTGTTGTTAAACAATTTTAAAGATGATTTTGTTTTTCCAGTTATAACAGGCCTTCCTGATGCCAGTGCATCATAGATTTTACACGGGATTACAATGTTTGCCCTCTCATTTTCTCCGAAAATCCCTAAAATTATATGG from Thermotomaculum hydrothermale carries:
- a CDS encoding class I SAM-dependent methyltransferase, with amino-acid sequence MKYKDDYDMNILKRGISFLYTRIYNLFHSFEKEEIEPQDNFEREILKRSRKRTDINDHLLTIYRESIAIKPDLIVELGIRGGESTFVFERVAKKFNSVLISVDIEDCSNASQYEKWLFVQYDDIEFAKIFEKWCKERGIKPEIDILFIDTSHFYSHTKEEIKLWFPYLSSKAKVFFHDTNIDFIIKRKDGSLENGWDNKRGVIRAIEEFCGKDFNEKIEFEDECGEFGIKHFPFCSGLTILTKKSV
- the pgsA gene encoding CDP-diacylglycerol--glycerol-3-phosphate 3-phosphatidyltransferase; this encodes MWRKINLPTYLTIFRIFMVPILVVVLLTRIEGKEIIGIFVFWLASITDFFDGYLARKRKQITALGQLLDPLADKLLIAGAFISLVELKLAPAWMVVIIIGREFAVNGLRQIATTYKIVIPASFWGKLKTVMQMAAISFLILGEKYIILKKIGIISLWIVLFVAIASGIDYFYKFWQRAGDSLFEEKGE